One genomic region from Knoellia sp. p5-6-4 encodes:
- a CDS encoding CPBP family intramembrane glutamic endopeptidase encodes MAAALADPRRPSRNAGRCLAQAVALLVLFAVARGLGLLGPPVVSASVLTLGMILIAWRAGATLDDLGLGRNHVRAGLRYGGAAALVVLVVLVLAALIPGTRSFLADQRADIDAGRLAYEVGVTIVLLTAVPEELAFRGVVLGSAQSLWGSWRATLVSSALFGLWHIEPTLETMSGNTAVGGASTSLGGQVLVVLGAIAVTFVSGLAFCWLRLRSRSLVAPFIAHVATNGLALVVAWVTLQQTLLDR; translated from the coding sequence ATGGCCGCTGCTCTGGCTGACCCACGACGGCCGAGCCGGAACGCCGGTCGATGCCTGGCGCAGGCGGTGGCCTTGCTGGTGCTGTTCGCGGTCGCGCGAGGCCTCGGGCTGCTGGGCCCACCGGTGGTGTCGGCCTCCGTCCTCACGCTGGGGATGATCCTGATCGCCTGGCGTGCCGGTGCCACGCTGGACGACCTCGGTCTGGGTCGCAACCACGTGCGTGCGGGACTGCGGTACGGGGGGGCCGCTGCCCTGGTCGTCCTGGTCGTTCTGGTCCTCGCCGCCTTGATCCCGGGGACGCGCTCCTTCCTCGCTGACCAACGGGCAGACATCGACGCAGGGCGGCTCGCCTACGAGGTCGGTGTGACGATCGTGCTGCTCACGGCAGTTCCCGAGGAGCTCGCCTTTCGGGGCGTCGTTCTCGGGTCGGCGCAGAGTCTGTGGGGCTCGTGGCGCGCCACCCTGGTCAGCTCCGCGCTGTTCGGTCTCTGGCACATCGAGCCCACCTTGGAGACCATGTCCGGCAACACGGCGGTCGGGGGAGCCTCCACGAGCCTCGGCGGGCAGGTGCTGGTGGTGCTCGGCGCGATCGCCGTGACCTTCGTCTCCGGTCTTGCGTTCTGTTGGCTCAGGCTGCGATCCCGCAGCCTCGTGGCGCCCTTCATCGCGCACGTCGCCACGAACGGACTGGCACTGGTGGTCGCCTGGGTCACGCTCCAACAGACACTGCTCGACAGGTGA